GCGATATCCTTCGGCTCGCGAATTGACTGGATTGCGCTGGCCACCGGTACATAGAAGGCATGCAAACCGAGCCGATAGGTCGTGAAATCGAATTTCTGCTTGCGCTGCTCCGTCACGCCCACATTCGAGATCACCGCGTCGTACTTGCTGGAAGCGAGCCCCAACGGCCAATCCGGCCATGCGACAGGCACGAATACCAGTTTCAGGCCAAGCGCGTCAGCCACGAGCAGAGCGTAGTCCGGATCCGAACCGACAATCGAGCGCGCGTCGGTGGCATAGCTTGCAATCGGCGCTGCGAATGGCGCAACGGCAACCGTCAGCACGCCAGCCTCGACAAAACGGTATCCATTGCTCAAGCGTTGCACTGCCGCGGGATTCTTCCGGGCTCTCACCCGTCCGCGCTGTTCCGGGCTGAAGTCGAATGAGTGGGTATCGGCTAGCGCCCGTTGCACCGGCCAGAGAGTCGATGCGGCAGCAAGCGCCGCAAGATTCGAGAGGAATTTTCTGCGTCGTGTCATAAGTTGGGCTCTTTGGATGGCAATGCATGCCAGGTGCGCTGACGCTCGGAATCAAAACAGGTAATGCGCGCACGTAACAGACGCCACCGTTCGGGCAGATCTGCGAGGCGTAGACAATCAATCAATAGTGCTTAGCATATTAAGACCACGCAATCCGGCTAGATCCATCATGAAACATGGGCTGCCGGAATAGTGCAGGAGCATCACTCTGGAGCAAACCAAGTATTTGGCAGATCGTTATACAGACCTAATTCAATACCTAAGCCCGCACGCATCCCAATGGCCACGTCCAATCAAGCGTCGCCGCTACTGCCATTAAATGAACAATATTTGATCCGCCACACCTCATCCGGCACCGGTTCGGCGAGATGGAACAGACAGTCAACTGATTGGCCAGCGATTGCATTGCACAGCGCAATACGTTGGGTTTAGGCACGACGGGCTTGACCGTTCTGCGCGCTGAATCCGTGGGACGGTCTCGCTTACCTGTCTTTCAGCTTTCAACCATCAAAACAAAGGGTTGGTAAGGAAGTTTGTCAACGAATCAAAACTTATTAACTTGTATCTAAAAAATTTTGATCCGCTAATCCGGGCCTGCTATGTTCCTTTCCGCTATTGGCTTCTACGACATGGGTCCGGGGCGCAGTTCGCGCACATCGTGCCATTACACGCGAGGGGAACGTAAACATGAAAAAACGAGCACTGGCGGTCGCCGCCAGACACCTGATCTGGACACATGTTGCGCTAGGTGCAACGCTGGCAGGACCGGTATTCGCACAGACCGCACCGGCCACCGGCAGCGGGACCAACCCGGCTGCCGGTGCCGCGGCAGCGCCTGCGGCCGCTTCCGGCTCGTCGGCCATCACCACCACCACCGACGAACACGGCACACAAGCGAAACTCAAGACGTTTGAAGTCACCGGCTCGCTGATCCGTCAGACGGACAAGACCGGCTTCAACGCGGTGCAGACCGTCACTCAGAAAGACATCACGCAGAGCGGCGAGACGACGGTCGCGGGTTACCTGCAATCGCTCTCGGCAAACTCGGCCAGCAGTTGGGGAGAAACCACACCGTTCAATCTCGCGCCGGGCGGCGCGGGTATCGCCCTGCGCGGCCTCAGCGAAAAGTACACGCTGGTGCTGATCGACGGGCAGCGGGCGGCGCCCTACGCGTTCGGATCGAACGGCACGGATACCTTCTTCGACATCGACACGATTCCGACCAACATGGTCGACCGCATCGAAGTGGTCAAGTCAGGCGGCGTGTCGCAGTACGGTTCGGACGCCATCGCCGGTGTCGTCAACATCATCACCAAGCACGATTACCAGGGTCTGCAACTGGACGGCAGCCTGGGCGGCGCAGCGCAAGGCGTGGATGGAACGGTCAAGTTCAATGTGCTGGGCGGTTTCGGCAACCTGGCCTCCGACGGCTATAACGTCACCGCGGCAGCAAGCTTCTATCGCGCGAGCGGCTTGACGCTCGGCGATCGCTCGACGACGGATGCGCTCGACTATTCGGCGCTGGGCGGCCCCAATGTCTCGCCGCTTTCGTATCTGGCGTCGCCGACCGGGGTGTTGCAGGCGCCCAAGAACTGCTTTGGCTCGGTCGGCTCGCCGAACCCTGCGAGCGAATTCGCCGGCGGCTCGACGGGCACGGTCTGCCAACCGCCCAACGCGGCTTCCGCGTATAGCCTGGCGCCGCAGGTCGATCGCTCGAACCTCAAGGTTCACGCGGACTTCAAGATCAACGATACGACCCAGGCATGGGTGGACGCGTGGGAAAGCTACGACACCACGCAACTCAGCAAGGGGTACGCCTATCTGGGCACGGCTGCGCCGGGTGTGACCGCGCCGACCGTCTATTCGCCTTCGGCGGGCTATGGCCTGTTCAACAACCAGACGAGCGACGGTTATACGGTCAACTACGCCTTCCCGAACCAGGTGGTGCAGAACACAGACTCGAACTTCTATCGCGTGTCGACCGGTGTGAAGGGCGAGATCGATACCAGCTCGATCGGTAACTGGAACTGGGAGGCTTCGGCGGGTCACTCGCAGAGCACGGTGACGAACACCGTCAGCAATCAGCTCAACGCAAACGTGCTGGGCACTTACCTGAGCGGCGTGACCGCCTCGACGTTCGACGGCAACACCCTGCAAAATCTGCCCGGCCTTTACGGCACGACCTCGCAGCTCGCGATTTCCAAGCTCGAAACGGTGGATGCGTCGATCTCGACGCCGAACCTGTTTCATTTGCCGACGGGTGACGTGGGCGCGGGCTTCGGTACGCAGTTCCAGCACCAGTCCGAATACGTCGGGCCGGGTTCTTACAATTACCTGAACCCGTATCTGCAGTCGGTGGATGGCGAGCGCAACATTGCCGCCGTGTTCTATCAGTTCGATATCCCGCTGCTGGATAACCTGAAGTTCAGCCAGTCCGGCCGCTACGACCACTATAGCGACGTGGGCGGCGCCTTCTCGCCCCGCTTCGCATTGCGTTACCAGCCTATCCAGGCGCTGACGGCTTATGCGAGCTACGACCGCGGTTTCCGCGCGCCGACGCTGATCGAGGCAGACCAGAAGGTCAATGCGGTGTTCCAGAGCGTCACGGTAAACGGTTCCAACTACAACGTGCCGGAGTTCATCACCGGCAACCCGAACCTGGCGCCGGAACGCACGAAGAACTACAACCTTGGCTTCGAACTGTCGCCGACGCGCAACACGGACGTGGGCCTGGATTGGTATCGAATCTCGGTTTCGAACGTGATCGGCACGCCGAACCCGACTAGCGAGGTGGCGGCGGACATCGCTCAAACGGGATCTGCGCCGGCCTTCATCACCGAGCAATTCGAGAACCTTGGCACGATGCGCACGGACGGATTCGAGGCGACCTTCCGCCAGGCGCTGCCGACGCAACTGGGCACGTTCACGCTGGCAGCCGATTGGGCGTGGGTGTGGCACTTCGATCTGGCCAATGGCCCGGGTCAACCGAGCGTGAACCTGGCCGGCAACAACCTTGGCATCGATACGGTGTTCGGTGCATCGTTCCCGCGCTGGAAGGGCAACACGAGCGTGAACTGGGTTTCGACAAACCGCAACTGGAACGCGACGCTCACGTGGCAATACACGGGGCCGTATGCGCAAGCGGCCGGAAGCCCTGGCTCAGTCGGTTCGTACAGCCAGTTCAATCTGTTTGCGTCTTACTCGGGCATCAAGCATTGGACGCTGTATGCCGGTATCAACAACATCTTCAACCACAAGCCGCCGTATGACGCGCTGTGGCCGTATGTTGACGGCAGCTTCTACGACTCGTCGCTTTACAGCGATCTCGGTGTCTACGCGCAGATCGGGGCAACGTATAAGTTTTGACGGATCGCTGGCCGGTTGAGGTTGGATCTGATAACCCGGCAAGAGAATGCGCGGCCCAGTGCGGCCGCGCAGCAAAGAACAACACCCGTACATCGTCTTCTGGCAAGCGGTCGCAACCTGTCGCTGCCGCGCGCCTCTTACGCGGATTTCCTCTCGCTATCGAAGCCGTCGCGAGCCGCGGTAACCGCATCGTGATTGTCCTCCGCCCACTGCAGCAGCACGTGTAGCGCTTCGAACATCGAATGGCCGAGGTCGGTCAGGCTGTATTCCACGCCTGGCGGTTTGGTCGGAAAGACCTCTCGATGCACATAGCCGTCGCGTTGCAACTCCTGAAGCGTCTGCGTGAGCATGCGCTGCGATATGTCAGGCACGAGCCGGCGAAGTTCTCCGAACCGGTAGGGTTGCTCGGCCAGTGCAGTCATCAGCAACGAACTCCACCTGCCGCTAATGACGTCAATGACGTCGCGCACGGGGCAATTCACGAACGCCCCGTATTTTGCCTTGGCCCCTTCAAGCTTCGCTCTGAGCGTACTCGTCGTCGCCGTGGTGGTTCCCATTTGGTAACTATCTCCTGAAAAACTGCCTTCTTTACGATTGCCCGCGAACGCCCGATTATCGAGGCGCTCTCGAATTGAGAGTAACACTCAAAATGAGGTTCGCGCATGAACGACAGTATTTTTGTGACCGGTGCGGCCGGTCAACTCGGGCAACTCGTCATCAAGCACCTGCTAGCGCGCGGCGTAGCGCCCAGCCGGATCGTCGCCGGTACCCGCAGCCCTGAGAAGCTGGCCGGCCTCGCTGCGGCAGGCATCGAGGTGCGCAAGGCGGACTTCGAAGACTTACATGGCCTGACCGAGGCTTTCAACGGTGCCGGCACCGTCCTCATTATTTCTACGGATGCCTTGGACGGAACCGATACGCGCCTGCAGCAGCATCGCAATGCGGTCGCGGCGGCCGTCGCCGCGGACGTGAAGCGTCTCGCCTATACGTCTCAGCCCAATCCAGCCAGTTCGCTTTTGACCTTCTCGCCCGACCACCTGGGAACCGAGCAGGCCATCAAGGCCACCGGTCTGCCCTACGTGATTTTCCGGAACAGCTGGTATCACGAGAATCTGCTCCGGTCGCTTCCCAATGCGCTGAAGAGCGGACAGTGGCACTCCGCGGCCGAAGGCGGGAGAACGTCGTACGTTGGACGTGAGGACATTGCCGAAGCGATTGCCGCAGCGCTCACCACTTCAACATTGGAAAGCAGGACATATACCCTCACGGGTTCTGAGGCACTGTCTACCGAAGAAGTTGCCCGCCTCGCCAGTCAGGCGACAGGCCAGCCCATTTCCGTCGTTCACGTGACCGACGGACAACTCGCTACGGGGCTGAAGGCCGCCGGCGTTCCTGAGATATTCGTCTCTGTCCTGGTGTCGGCTGAAGCGGAGACGCGGGCGGGCAATCTCTCCATCGTCACGGACCATGTCGAGTCGCTTATCGGTCGCACTCCAAAACGTCTCGCCGAGTATCTCAAGGAAGCAAAGGCCGCTTTCGGAGCTTGAGAGCCTAAGGCGCGATGCGAGCCGCCCGGGCTGCACCGCGATGTGGTTCGCGTGGACAGCCTGAGCCCGCGACGACCCGTTCAGTCCAACTCAAAAAAATCTTTGCATATATCTGCGAAGTCAGATATATTCCGCATCAGAAACAGAGGAATCAGAGATGAATCATGAGTTCGACAACTTTCTTTGGCCGGGTCAGAGCATCGTCTTTGCGTTGAGCAAAGCCCGCCATCTGCTCACGGCGGAAATGGACGTGGCGCTTGCGGGCACAGGCGTCACCAGTTCGCAAGTCGGTACACTGCTGCTCCTGTTTCAGGACATGACGCACACCTCGGCGGGCTTGTCCAGGCTGCTGCGCATCGATTCGGGATTCGTCACACGGACGGTGGATCGACTGGAGAAGCAGGGTCTCGTGCGCCGGACTCGCGACAGCGAGGACCGGCGAGTGGTCAGCCTGACGCTGACCGAAGCGGGACGGGATGCCGCCGCGCGGATCGCGGAAATTGCGCCGGAGATTTTGAACCAGCACTTGTCAGGCTTTACCCCAGCAGAATTCGCAAGCTTGTGCAGGCTCCTCGGCAAGTTGCTGGATGGGTAGGCCATTTTTTTTACCCAAATAACTGACTTGTCAGATAAAAGGCGCCGGCTTCAGGACAGCCGGCCGTCAACCCCCTTAAAGGACGCAACATGAATCCGCCAAAAGCCGCAAGCGCGCCTGCCCCATTGGTTGGCTGGCAGTTCGCACTGGGCACCTTCGCCGTGGCCCTCGCTACCTTCATGAATGTGCTGGACTCGTCGATCGCCAACGTTGCGATCCCGACGCTCTCCGGCGACCTTGGCGTGTCAGTCGACGAAGGCACGTGGGTCATCACGATGTTCTCCGCGGCCAACGCGGTGTCGATTCCACTGACCGGCTGGCTCACGCAGCGGGTCGGGCAGGTCAAGCTTTTCGTGGCAGCGATCCTGCTGTTCGTGGTGTCGTCAGCGGCGTGTGGCCTGGCGCCGAACCTGCCCGTGCTGCTCCTCGCGCGTATCGTGCAGGGCGCGGTGGCGGGGCCGCTGGTGCCGCTGTCGCAATCGCTCCTGCTCGCTTCGTTTCCGCGGGAAAAAAGCTCGAGCGCGCTGTCGCTGTGGGCGATGACCGCAACGGTCGGGCCGATCGCCGGGCCGGCTCTCGGCGGCTGGATCACCGACAACTACAACTGGTCGTGGATCTTCTACATCAACGTGCCTGTCGGCCTCTTTGCCGCCGCAGTGATCTGGGCGCTCTACCGCAAGAGCGAAACGCCGGCGCGCAAGCTGCCGGTCGACAAGGTGGGGCTCCTCTCGCTGATCGTCTGGGTGGGCGCGCTGCAGGTCATGCTCGACAAGGGCAAGGATCTCGACTGGTTCAATTCGCCGACGATCTGGGCGCTGACGATCGTCGCGCTGATCGCGTTCCTGTTCTTCGTGATCTGGGAACTGACGGAGGCCAAACCGATCGTCGATTTGCGCCTCTTTGCAGGGCGTAACTTCCTCGGCGGCACGGCGGCGATATCGGTCGCATACGCGGTCTTCTTCGCCAACCTCGTGATCCTGCCGACGTGGATTCAGGAGTATCTGGGCTACCGGGCCGTCGATGCGGGGCTGGTGACCGCGCCGCTCGGCATCTTCGCCGTGCTCCTTGCGCCCGTGATGGGCAAGATCATGCCGAAATCGGACACACGGGTGCTGGCGACGCTCGCCTTCCTCGGCTTTGCGGGCGTGTTCCTGATGCGTTCGTGGTACACGACGGGCGTCGACTCCTACACGCTCATTCTGCCGACGCTGCTGCAGGGCATCCCGATGGCGCTGTTCTTTACGCCGCTCACGGCAATCATCCTGTCGGGCTTGCCGCAGGAGAAGATCCCGGCCGCCGCGGGGCTGTCGAACTTCGCGCGGATCTTCGCCGGCGCGGCGGGCACGTCGCTCCTGAGCACCATCTGGAACGACAGGACAATCCAGCACCATTCGCAGCTCGCCGAGCAGACCAGTTTGACGAACCCGAACTACGTGCACGCGCTCGCCAATATTCAGACG
Above is a genomic segment from Paraburkholderia phenazinium containing:
- a CDS encoding ABC transporter substrate-binding protein codes for the protein MTRRRKFLSNLAALAAASTLWPVQRALADTHSFDFSPEQRGRVRARKNPAAVQRLSNGYRFVEAGVLTVAVAPFAAPIASYATDARSIVGSDPDYALLVADALGLKLVFVPVAWPDWPLGLASSKYDAVISNVGVTEQRKQKFDFTTYRLGLHAFYVPVASAIQSIREPKDIAGLRVITGSGTIQERILLEWNKQNVAQGLKETSLQYFDDLDTASLALLSNRADAIFNPHAPLAYAAATQGKIRLVGTVNAGWPLRADVAIASRKGAGLADALTEATNGLIAGGQYQAALARWGLEAEAISHSETNPPGYKDS
- a CDS encoding TonB-dependent receptor; amino-acid sequence: MKKRALAVAARHLIWTHVALGATLAGPVFAQTAPATGSGTNPAAGAAAAPAAASGSSAITTTTDEHGTQAKLKTFEVTGSLIRQTDKTGFNAVQTVTQKDITQSGETTVAGYLQSLSANSASSWGETTPFNLAPGGAGIALRGLSEKYTLVLIDGQRAAPYAFGSNGTDTFFDIDTIPTNMVDRIEVVKSGGVSQYGSDAIAGVVNIITKHDYQGLQLDGSLGGAAQGVDGTVKFNVLGGFGNLASDGYNVTAAASFYRASGLTLGDRSTTDALDYSALGGPNVSPLSYLASPTGVLQAPKNCFGSVGSPNPASEFAGGSTGTVCQPPNAASAYSLAPQVDRSNLKVHADFKINDTTQAWVDAWESYDTTQLSKGYAYLGTAAPGVTAPTVYSPSAGYGLFNNQTSDGYTVNYAFPNQVVQNTDSNFYRVSTGVKGEIDTSSIGNWNWEASAGHSQSTVTNTVSNQLNANVLGTYLSGVTASTFDGNTLQNLPGLYGTTSQLAISKLETVDASISTPNLFHLPTGDVGAGFGTQFQHQSEYVGPGSYNYLNPYLQSVDGERNIAAVFYQFDIPLLDNLKFSQSGRYDHYSDVGGAFSPRFALRYQPIQALTAYASYDRGFRAPTLIEADQKVNAVFQSVTVNGSNYNVPEFITGNPNLAPERTKNYNLGFELSPTRNTDVGLDWYRISVSNVIGTPNPTSEVAADIAQTGSAPAFITEQFENLGTMRTDGFEATFRQALPTQLGTFTLAADWAWVWHFDLANGPGQPSVNLAGNNLGIDTVFGASFPRWKGNTSVNWVSTNRNWNATLTWQYTGPYAQAAGSPGSVGSYSQFNLFASYSGIKHWTLYAGINNIFNHKPPYDALWPYVDGSFYDSSLYSDLGVYAQIGATYKF
- a CDS encoding winged helix-turn-helix transcriptional regulator → MGTTTATTSTLRAKLEGAKAKYGAFVNCPVRDVIDVISGRWSSLLMTALAEQPYRFGELRRLVPDISQRMLTQTLQELQRDGYVHREVFPTKPPGVEYSLTDLGHSMFEALHVLLQWAEDNHDAVTAARDGFDSERKSA
- a CDS encoding NmrA family NAD(P)-binding protein, whose translation is MNDSIFVTGAAGQLGQLVIKHLLARGVAPSRIVAGTRSPEKLAGLAAAGIEVRKADFEDLHGLTEAFNGAGTVLIISTDALDGTDTRLQQHRNAVAAAVAADVKRLAYTSQPNPASSLLTFSPDHLGTEQAIKATGLPYVIFRNSWYHENLLRSLPNALKSGQWHSAAEGGRTSYVGREDIAEAIAAALTTSTLESRTYTLTGSEALSTEEVARLASQATGQPISVVHVTDGQLATGLKAAGVPEIFVSVLVSAEAETRAGNLSIVTDHVESLIGRTPKRLAEYLKEAKAAFGA
- a CDS encoding MarR family winged helix-turn-helix transcriptional regulator, with amino-acid sequence MNHEFDNFLWPGQSIVFALSKARHLLTAEMDVALAGTGVTSSQVGTLLLLFQDMTHTSAGLSRLLRIDSGFVTRTVDRLEKQGLVRRTRDSEDRRVVSLTLTEAGRDAAARIAEIAPEILNQHLSGFTPAEFASLCRLLGKLLDG
- a CDS encoding DHA2 family efflux MFS transporter permease subunit yields the protein MNPPKAASAPAPLVGWQFALGTFAVALATFMNVLDSSIANVAIPTLSGDLGVSVDEGTWVITMFSAANAVSIPLTGWLTQRVGQVKLFVAAILLFVVSSAACGLAPNLPVLLLARIVQGAVAGPLVPLSQSLLLASFPREKSSSALSLWAMTATVGPIAGPALGGWITDNYNWSWIFYINVPVGLFAAAVIWALYRKSETPARKLPVDKVGLLSLIVWVGALQVMLDKGKDLDWFNSPTIWALTIVALIAFLFFVIWELTEAKPIVDLRLFAGRNFLGGTAAISVAYAVFFANLVILPTWIQEYLGYRAVDAGLVTAPLGIFAVLLAPVMGKIMPKSDTRVLATLAFLGFAGVFLMRSWYTTGVDSYTLILPTLLQGIPMALFFTPLTAIILSGLPQEKIPAAAGLSNFARIFAGAAGTSLLSTIWNDRTIQHHSQLAEQTSLTNPNYVHALANIQTTLHASLFKAQAFFETQLSAQASMLGLNDVFWLSAVIFVLIIPLIWITKPSKDGAANAAGAGGH